Sequence from the Kineosporia succinea genome:
CACCGAGATCGGATGGCCGGTGTTCCGCGTGACATCAGTCATGTGAACGGTTCTCAACCGAGACCGGTCTGTGCCCACGGCCGGAGGGTGCACTCGCCGTCGAGCCGACGATGAGCTGGACAGCACGGGGCCGGCTCGGGCACACGGCGGGACACGATGCCGGGGGGAGGCCCCCGGCGCCGGCAGGATCAACCGGAGCGGCTTCGGCCGGTGGACCGGTTCGAGGGTCAGACGCCGCGGCGCCGGGCGTCGATCGCGCCGATATGGGCTTCGGCCCATTCACGCAGCACCGAGATCGGCCCGTGCAGTGACATTCCCAGCGGGGTGAGCCGGTAGAACACCTTGGGCGGCACGCTGTCCTCCACCCGCCGCTGCACCAGGCCGTCCGCGGCCAGACGTTTCAGCTCCTGCGACAGCATCCGGTGCGAGATCCCGGGCATCGCACGTTCCAGCTCCGCGAACCGCAGCTCGGGCGACTCGGTCCGGGCGAGCACGGTGATGATCATCGCGACCCACTTGCTCCCGATCCGGTCGAGCAGCTCCCGGGTCGGGCACTGGGCGTCGAACAGGTCCCCACGACGGCGGGCGAGATCGTCGACGGCGGTTACCTCGGGATTACCAGGTGACGGCATAGTGCGTTCTTCCGGGATCAGAGGGAGTTCCGTACGGTCAGCAGGTAATCAAGAGTAACCACCTGGGAGCCGGCATGACCACGACCCGCACGATCCGGGCCAACGGCATCGCGCTGAACGTCGCCACCGCCGGGCAGGGCCCGGCCCTGCTCCTGCTGCACGGCTTTCCGCACACCTGGCAGATCTGGGAACCCGTCCTTGCGGCCCTGGCCCAACGGTTCACGGTGATCGCGCCCGACCTGCGCGGGCTGGGCGACTCCGAGCGTCCCGAGAGCGGGTACACGGCGATGGACGTGGTGCAGGACATGGTCGCCCTGCTGGACGTTCTGGAGGTCTCCGGTACGGACGTGGTCGGCATCGACCTGGGCACGCCACCGGCGTTCCTGCTGGCGGCGACCCACCCGGAACGGGTGCGCCGGCTCGTGGTGATGGAATCACTGATCGGCCCGCTGCCCGGGGCCGAGGACTTCCTGCGTGGGGGCCCGCCGTGGTGGTTCGGGTTCCACTCCGTCCCGGGTCTGGCCGAGAGCGCCCTGGCCGGGAACGAGGCGTCCTACCTCGACTTCTTCCTGCAGGCGGGCACTCTGGGCGACGGCGTCACCCCGGAGTTCAGGAAGGCCGTGCACACGGCCTACCGCGGCGGGCCGGCTCTGCGCGCGGCGTTCGAGCACTACCGGGCGTTCGCCGACAGCGGCCGGCAGATCGTGCGGGCGCTGGCCGCGTCACGGCTGCGGGTACCGACCCTGACGATCGGGGCGGCACCGGTCGGTGACGCCACCTACCGGCAGCTCGAGCCGGTCACGGACACGCTCTCCGGGGTCGTCCTCGACAACTGCGGGCACATCATCCCGCAGCACCGGCCGGAGCTCCTGCTCGAGGCCCTGAACGGCTTCCTGGTCTGAGCGGGCCGACCTCGGCGAGGAAAGAGCCCACGCGTACACCGGGACACGGTGTCGATCCCCGGGGAAGCCGGTTTCCCGGAAGTGCGCTCGGCACAGTGCATCACAGTGCGTACGCGAGCGATCACGCGGGAGTTGTGCCCGGTGAACGGGGCGGAACGCGAGGAATCGCCCTCGGGGGCGTGGAGATCATTACATTCTGGTTCCGCCCGGTGCCCGAGCGACCGGACGAATGGCACCATGCCGGGATGCCCGCCCCGTTCTCGCCGCTCCCGGGCGACCCCGACCAGGTCGCCGGTTACCAGATCGCCGGACGTCTCGGTTCCGGGGGCCAGGGTGTCGTGTACCTCGGTATCGCCCCCTCCGGCGAGCGGGCCGCCGTCAAGATGCTCCGCTTCCACGACGAGGACTCGCACGCGCAGTTCGCCAAGGAGGTCGCCAGCGCCCGGCGGGTGGCCCCGTTCTGCACCGCGCAGCTGCTCGACTACGACCTCGACGTGGCCGCGCCCTACGTGATCAGCGAGTTCATCGAAGGGCGCTCGCTGCAGCAGTTCGTGGCCGAGCGGGGCCCGCTCTCCGGGCCCCGCCTGCAGCGCCTGGCGATCGGCACCGTGACCGCGCTGGCCGCGATCCACGAGGCGGGCGTCGTGCACCGCGACCTGAAGCCGGCGAACGTGATGATGGCGCCCGACGGCCCGAGGGTGATCGACTTCGGCATCGCCCGCGACCTGTCGACGCTGACCACCCGTACCGGGCAGATGGCCGGCACCCCGTCGTACATGTCGCCGGAGCAGGTGAACGGCGATCGGGTGGGCCCGGCGAGCGACCTGTTCTCGTGGGCGTCGGTGATCGTGTTCGCGGCCACCGGCCGGTCGCCGTTCGACGCCGGGTCCGCGGTGGCCAGCATCATCCGAGTCGCGAACCACGAGCCCGACCTCACGGGCCTGCCGGCCGAGCTGGTGCCGGTGCTGCACCAGTGTTTCAGCAAGGAGCCCGGCAGCCGCCCGAGCGCCCAGCAGGTGCTGACGATGCTGCTCGGGCGGTCCGTGCGGGCCGACCGGCCCACGGCCGTCCTCGAGGCCGGGAGCCAGTTCGCCGCGGCCGGAGGGGATTCCGCGTCCGCGCCTGCGGCTCGGGACGAGGCGGGCGACGCCCCGACGTGGGCCCGGCGCGGGCCGGTGGTCGGCCCGGCGACGGACCCCCGGAACCAGCCCCGGCCGACCCGGAAGCTGCGGGTCGCGGGGATGATCGGTGTGCCCGCCCTGCTGGTGGCCGGTATCGGTATCGGCATCGCGCTGGACACCGGCGGTACCTCGGACGCCGACCCCGCGAGCCCGGCCCCCGAGCCCTCCGTCAGCGCGACCGGCAGCGCGACCGGCAGCGCCGTCGGGCAGACGGCCGCGGGCACCCTGCCCTCGACGCTGGCGGGCACCTGGACGGGCACGGTGAACCAGAGCTCGTCGTCCGTCGACGACTGGCAGTGGCAGATCGAGCTCGACCTCGCGGCCGGACGACGCACGGCGGGCACCATGAAGTCCAGCGATCTCGGGTGCACGTCGCACGTGACGGTGATCGGGACCACCGACGACACCGCGCACCTGCGGGCACCGGTGACGCCGGCGAACGACCCGCAGGGCGTCTGCTCGCCGCTCGGCCTGATCACGCTCGAGGTGGACAACGCCGCGGGCACCGCGGACCTCTTCTGGCAGGACACCGAGGACCCGACCAACGTCGGTGAGGCCAAGCTGACCCGGGTCGGCGGCTGAGCGCCGCTCCCGCGTTCAGCTCCCGCCGCGCACCATGCCGTGCTGGGCGGCGGTGTGCACGTCGCGGAAGTACCGCTGCAGAGGGCTGCTCATCATCGCCGCTGCCGTCCCGTTCGCGGCGTACACCAGGTCGGTGGCCCGGGTCGCGTGGCCCGCGGCCGTGACGACGGCGAGTTCCTGATCGGCCTCGCTCCCGTTCGCGAAGGCCTCCAGCAGGAAGGCCCGCCCGGAACCGTGCAGCCCCCGGGCCTGGTCGGAGCCCCCGAAGTCCTCGATCGCCGCCCGGGCGACACCCAGCATGACCGCGGCCACGCCGAATCCCAGGGCCGACCGGCCGTACCGGGACAGGGTTCCCGAACCGCGCGCCGGGCCGGTCGGGTCGAAAACCCGTTCCGTGGGGACGAACACGTCGCTCGCGCTGAAGTCGTGACTGCCGGTGCCCCGCAGGCCCAGCGCGTCCCAGGTGCGGTGGATCGTGACCTCCCCGGCCCGCATCAGGAAGCAGCGGAATCCTTCCGCCGTGTGGGCGCCACCCACGATCCAGGTCGCGTGCAGGCAACCGCTCGCCAGCGACCACCGGCCCGTGACGCGGTAACCGCCCTCGACCGCCCGGGCCTCACCCCGCGGGGAGCCGACGCCGGCCATCACCAGGTTCGGGTCGCTCAGCAGGCTCGCCGCGGTCTCGGGCGGCAGGTAGGTCAGGGCCGTGCCGGTGATCGCCCCGATCATCGCGCACCACCCGGTCGAGGCGTCGGCCCGGCCGATCTCCTCCAGCACCGCCACCATCTCACCGGCGCTCGACGGTGTCCCGCCCGGGACGGCGAGCCTGAACACCCCGGCCTCGGCCAGGCTTTCGATGACCGGGGCGGGGATCTCGCCGTCGGCCTCGACGCGGTCGGCGGTTGCCCGGATCTGGGGAGTGAGTTTCTGGACCCGGTCGAGCAGCGTCATGACAT
This genomic interval carries:
- a CDS encoding winged helix-turn-helix transcriptional regulator, producing the protein MPSPGNPEVTAVDDLARRRGDLFDAQCPTRELLDRIGSKWVAMIITVLARTESPELRFAELERAMPGISHRMLSQELKRLAADGLVQRRVEDSVPPKVFYRLTPLGMSLHGPISVLREWAEAHIGAIDARRRGV
- a CDS encoding alpha/beta fold hydrolase; the encoded protein is MTTTRTIRANGIALNVATAGQGPALLLLHGFPHTWQIWEPVLAALAQRFTVIAPDLRGLGDSERPESGYTAMDVVQDMVALLDVLEVSGTDVVGIDLGTPPAFLLAATHPERVRRLVVMESLIGPLPGAEDFLRGGPPWWFGFHSVPGLAESALAGNEASYLDFFLQAGTLGDGVTPEFRKAVHTAYRGGPALRAAFEHYRAFADSGRQIVRALAASRLRVPTLTIGAAPVGDATYRQLEPVTDTLSGVVLDNCGHIIPQHRPELLLEALNGFLV
- a CDS encoding serine/threonine-protein kinase; protein product: MPAPFSPLPGDPDQVAGYQIAGRLGSGGQGVVYLGIAPSGERAAVKMLRFHDEDSHAQFAKEVASARRVAPFCTAQLLDYDLDVAAPYVISEFIEGRSLQQFVAERGPLSGPRLQRLAIGTVTALAAIHEAGVVHRDLKPANVMMAPDGPRVIDFGIARDLSTLTTRTGQMAGTPSYMSPEQVNGDRVGPASDLFSWASVIVFAATGRSPFDAGSAVASIIRVANHEPDLTGLPAELVPVLHQCFSKEPGSRPSAQQVLTMLLGRSVRADRPTAVLEAGSQFAAAGGDSASAPAARDEAGDAPTWARRGPVVGPATDPRNQPRPTRKLRVAGMIGVPALLVAGIGIGIALDTGGTSDADPASPAPEPSVSATGSATGSAVGQTAAGTLPSTLAGTWTGTVNQSSSSVDDWQWQIELDLAAGRRTAGTMKSSDLGCTSHVTVIGTTDDTAHLRAPVTPANDPQGVCSPLGLITLEVDNAAGTADLFWQDTEDPTNVGEAKLTRVGG
- a CDS encoding acyl-CoA dehydrogenase family protein — translated: MTLLDRVQKLTPQIRATADRVEADGEIPAPVIESLAEAGVFRLAVPGGTPSSAGEMVAVLEEIGRADASTGWCAMIGAITGTALTYLPPETAASLLSDPNLVMAGVGSPRGEARAVEGGYRVTGRWSLASGCLHATWIVGGAHTAEGFRCFLMRAGEVTIHRTWDALGLRGTGSHDFSASDVFVPTERVFDPTGPARGSGTLSRYGRSALGFGVAAVMLGVARAAIEDFGGSDQARGLHGSGRAFLLEAFANGSEADQELAVVTAAGHATRATDLVYAANGTAAAMMSSPLQRYFRDVHTAAQHGMVRGGS